One region of Streptomyces capillispiralis genomic DNA includes:
- a CDS encoding peroxiredoxin — protein MLTVGDKFPEFELTACVSLEKGKEFETIDHKTYEGKWKIVFAWPKDFTFVCPTEIAAFGKLNDEFADRDAQVLGFSGDSEFVHHAWRKDHDDLRDLPFPMMADSKHELMRDLGIEGEDGFAKRAVFIVDQNNEIQFSMVTAGSVGRNPKEVLRVLDALQTDELCPCNWSKGDETLDPVALLAGE, from the coding sequence GTGCTCACTGTCGGTGACAAGTTCCCCGAGTTCGAACTGACCGCCTGCGTCTCGCTGGAGAAGGGCAAGGAGTTCGAGACGATCGACCACAAGACCTACGAGGGCAAGTGGAAGATCGTGTTCGCGTGGCCCAAGGACTTCACCTTCGTGTGCCCGACCGAGATCGCGGCGTTCGGCAAGCTGAACGACGAGTTCGCCGACCGCGACGCCCAGGTCCTCGGTTTCTCCGGTGACTCGGAGTTCGTCCACCACGCCTGGCGCAAGGACCACGACGACCTGCGCGACCTGCCGTTCCCGATGATGGCGGACTCCAAGCACGAGCTGATGCGCGACCTGGGCATCGAGGGCGAGGACGGCTTCGCCAAGCGCGCCGTCTTCATCGTCGACCAGAACAACGAGATCCAGTTCTCCATGGTGACCGCCGGCTCCGTCGGCCGTAACCCCAAGGAGGTCCTGCGGGTCCTGGACGCCCTGCAGACCGACGAGCTGTGCCCGTGCAACTGGAGCAAGGGCGACGAGACCCTGGACCCGGTCGCGCTGCTGGCCGGGGAGTGA
- a CDS encoding alkyl hydroperoxide reductase has product MSLDSLKSRIPDYAKDLKLNLGSVIGNSDLPAQQLWGTVLSTAIASRSAIVLRELEPEAKANLSPEAYTAAKAAAAVMAMNNVFYRTRHLLSDHEYGTLRAGLRMNVIGNPGVDKVDFEFWSFAVSAINGCGMCLDSHEQVLRKAGVERDVIQEAFKIAAVIQAVAATLDAEAALAE; this is encoded by the coding sequence ATGTCGCTCGACTCCCTGAAGTCCCGCATACCGGACTACGCCAAGGACCTGAAGCTCAACCTGGGTTCGGTCATCGGCAACTCCGACCTGCCGGCCCAGCAGCTGTGGGGCACGGTGCTGTCGACGGCGATCGCCTCGCGCTCGGCCATCGTGCTGCGCGAGCTGGAGCCGGAGGCGAAGGCGAACCTGTCGCCGGAGGCGTACACGGCCGCCAAGGCCGCCGCCGCCGTGATGGCGATGAACAACGTCTTCTACCGCACCCGCCACCTGCTGTCGGACCACGAGTACGGCACCCTGCGCGCCGGTCTGCGGATGAACGTCATCGGCAACCCGGGCGTCGACAAGGTCGACTTCGAGTTCTGGTCCTTCGCGGTGTCCGCGATCAACGGCTGCGGCATGTGCCTGGACTCGCACGAGCAGGTGCTGCGCAAGGCCGGCGTGGAGCGTGACGTGATCCAGGAGGCGTTCAAGATCGCCGCGGTGATCCAGGCGGTCGCCGCCACGCTGGACGCGGAGGCGGCCCTGGCGGAGTGA
- a CDS encoding AI-2E family transporter, with translation MSRVPRWLGRVGAGLTEVSKRLEERRAEVERDRRPDADPGPEPAARPDQVTPPAEVEYAAVVPARPDPAQAVPWGVRVAAEAGWRLLVLAGTLWVLMRVISAVQLVVLAFVAALLITALLQPTVARLTRIGVPRGPATALTALFGFVVIGLIGWFVTWQVMENIDTLSNQIQDGIDELRNWLLNSPFHVTDKQINEIAKNLREAVGANTEQITSAGLEGVTVVVEALTGILLAVFSTLFLLYDGKRIWEWSLKLVPAAARPGVAGAGPAAWRTLTAYVRGTVIVALIDAIFIGLGIYFLDVPMAVPLAVFIFLFSFIPLVGAVVSGALAVVVALVTQGVFTGVMTLAVVLAVQQIEGHVLQPFILGRAVRVHPLAVVLAVASGGMVAGIGGAVVAVPLVAVTNTVVGYLRAFSHEAAVRQSPRPRGATALSAPDAPAPPAPGPEPQPPSQEKKGPGGTS, from the coding sequence ATGTCGCGAGTGCCAAGGTGGCTCGGCCGGGTCGGAGCCGGACTGACCGAGGTCAGCAAGCGGTTGGAGGAGCGCCGCGCCGAGGTGGAGCGGGACCGCCGGCCCGACGCCGACCCCGGGCCGGAGCCCGCCGCGCGCCCCGACCAGGTGACGCCGCCGGCCGAGGTCGAGTACGCCGCCGTCGTCCCGGCCCGCCCCGACCCCGCGCAGGCCGTGCCCTGGGGGGTGCGGGTCGCGGCCGAGGCCGGCTGGCGGCTGCTGGTGCTGGCCGGCACGCTCTGGGTGCTCATGCGGGTCATCAGCGCCGTCCAGCTGGTCGTGCTGGCGTTCGTCGCCGCGCTGCTGATCACGGCCCTGCTCCAGCCCACGGTGGCCCGGCTGACCCGCATAGGGGTGCCGCGCGGGCCGGCCACCGCGCTGACGGCGCTGTTCGGGTTCGTCGTGATCGGCCTCATAGGCTGGTTCGTGACCTGGCAGGTCATGGAGAACATCGACACCCTCTCCAACCAGATCCAGGACGGCATCGACGAACTGCGCAACTGGCTGCTCAACAGCCCGTTCCACGTCACCGACAAGCAGATCAACGAGATCGCCAAGAACCTGCGGGAAGCGGTCGGCGCCAACACCGAGCAGATCACCTCGGCTGGTCTGGAAGGCGTCACCGTCGTCGTGGAGGCGCTCACCGGCATCCTGCTGGCGGTCTTCTCCACGCTGTTCCTGCTCTACGACGGCAAGCGGATCTGGGAGTGGTCGCTCAAGCTCGTCCCCGCCGCCGCCCGTCCCGGTGTCGCCGGTGCGGGGCCGGCCGCGTGGCGGACGCTGACGGCGTACGTGCGCGGGACGGTGATAGTCGCCCTGATCGACGCGATCTTCATCGGCCTCGGCATCTACTTCCTCGACGTGCCGATGGCCGTGCCGCTGGCCGTCTTCATCTTCCTGTTCTCGTTCATCCCGCTCGTGGGTGCGGTGGTGTCGGGCGCGCTGGCGGTGGTCGTCGCGCTCGTCACCCAGGGCGTGTTCACGGGCGTGATGACGCTGGCGGTGGTGCTGGCGGTGCAGCAGATCGAGGGCCACGTCCTCCAGCCGTTCATCCTGGGCCGCGCGGTGCGGGTCCATCCGCTCGCGGTCGTGCTGGCCGTCGCCTCCGGCGGCATGGTGGCCGGCATCGGCGGCGCGGTCGTCGCCGTACCGCTGGTCGCGGTCACCAACACCGTCGTCGGCTATCTGCGCGCGTTCTCCCACGAGGCGGCCGTACGCCAGTCCCCGCGGCCCCGGGGCGCCACGGCGCTGTCGGCGCCGGACGCCCCGGCCCCGCCGGCGCCCGGCCCGGAGCCGCAGCCGCCGTCCCAGGAGAAGAAGGGGCCGGGCGGCACCTCGTAG